The Agrobacterium larrymoorei sequence CCAAGCTCTTTGCCATTCTCTCGCCGCTCCTGGCTCTGGCGCTGACGCTTATCGTCGGTGCGATCATCTTTGCAGCGCTCGGCAAAGAGCCCATCGGTGCGCTCTACAGCTTCTTCATCGAGCCGTTGCTGGAAGTCTGGTCGTTGCATGAACTTGCCGTCAAGGCAGCGCCGCTGATCCTGATCGCGGTCGGGCTTGCCATCTGCTATCGGTCGAACAACTGGAATATCGGCGCGGAAGGTCAGTTCACCATCGGCGCGATCACCGGCTCCATCCTGCCTGTCCTGAACCCCGATTGGCAGTCGCCGATGATCCTGCCGCTGATGCTCATCATGGGGGCAGCAGGCGGTGCGCTCTATGCGGGTATTCCGGCGCTATTGAAGACACGGTTCAACACCAATGAGATCCTGACCAGCCTCATGCTGGTCTATGTCGCCCAACTGTTCCTGGATTGGCTGGTGCGCGGTATCTGGCGCGATCCGCAGGGTTACAATTTTCCGCAGACCAAGCCTTTCAACGAAAGCGCGGTCCTGCCTGAACTGCTCGAGTCAGGCCGTGCCCATTGGGGCGTCGTCTTTGCGCTGGTCGCCGCCATCGCGCTCTGGTTCATGATGCGCTACATGCTGAAGGGCTTCGAGGTTACCGTGCTCGGCCAATCGGAGCGGGCAGGGCGCTTTGCCGGCTTCTCGTCTCGCGGCATGGTCTGGTTTTCGCTGCTCCTTTCCGGTGCGCTCGCGGGCCTTGCTGGCATCTCGGAAGTGTCCGGCTCCATCGGGCATCTCCAGCCGTCGATTTCGCCGGGCTATGGCTTTACCGCCATCATCGTCGCGTTTCTCGGCAGGTTGAATCCACTCGGCATTATCGCTTCGGGGCTGGTTCTATCGCTGACCTATCTCGGTGGCGAGGCGGTGCAGATGTCGCTGCAGATATCCGACAAGGTCGTGCGTGTGTTCCAGGGTCTATTGCTCTTCTTCGTCCTGTCCTGCGATACGCTGATCCTCTACAAAATCCGCATCCGTTGGTCGCGAAGCGCCAACCGTGAAGGAGCCGCATGATGGATATGTTTCAGGCGATCCTTCTGACAGTCATTACCGCCGCTACGCCGCTGGTCATTGCCGCCCTTGGTGAGCTGGTCACCGAGCGCGCCGGTGTCCTCAATCTCGGTGTCGAAGGCATGATCGTCATCGGTGCGGTCTGCGCCTTCGCCGCTGCCCATATGAGCGGGTCTCCCTATATCGGCATTCTGGCTGGCATTGCTGCGGGCGCGGTCTTCTCGCTGCTCTTCGGCTTCCTGACCCTCACCCTTGTGACCAACCAAGTGGCGACCGGCCTTGCGCTTACCATTCTCGGGCTTGGCGTCTCCGGCATGTTAGGGGAAAGCTTCGTGGGTGTGCCCGGTGTCAAGCTGCCGAACATCGTGTTTCCAGTGCTCTCGGATATTCCCTTCATCGGCCCGATCCTCTTCCGCCAGGATCTGATCTTCTACATCTCGATTGCGCTGGTCTTCGGTATCAGCTGGTTTCTGTTCAAAAGCCGCACCGGACTCAAAATTCGCGCGATCGGTGACAGCCATTCGTCAGCCCATGCGCTCGGCATCAACGTTATCCGCACGCGCTACCTCGCGGTGATGTTCGGCGGCGCCTGTGCGGGTCTGGCTGGCGCGCAGCTCTCGCTCGTCTACACGCCGCAATGGGTGGAGAATATGTCTGCCGGTCGTGGCTGGATTGCGCTGGCACTCGTCGTCTTCGCGTCCTGGCGGCCGTGGCGTGTTCTTGCCGGGGGCTATCTCTTCGGTGCGGTCACGATCGGCCAGCTGCATGCGCAGGCTTTTGGTATCGGCGTGCCGTCCCAGCTCCTTTCAGCGCTTCCTTATGTAGCAACTATTGTGGTGTTGATTATCATCTCCCATAATCGGCGCACCACGCTGATCAATACACCGGCATCGCTCGGCAAACCGTTCGTGCCGGATCGCTAAAAATCCGAAAGTCATGCCTAACCAAGCAGGGGTAAAAATGAAAAGACTCATTATCGCATTGGCCGCGTCCGCCGCGGCGATTATCGGCGTTGTTCCGGCCGCACAGGCCGCCGACGCCAAGAAAGTCTGCTTCGTCTATGTCGGCACGCGCACGGACGGCGGCTGGACGCAGGCGCATGATATCGGCCGTCAGGAATTGCAGAAGCATTTCGGCGACAAGATCGAGACGCCGTTCCTTGAAAGTGTTCCAGAAGGCCCGGATGCCGAGCGCGCAATCGAGCGTATGGCCCGTTCCGGCTGCGACTTGATTTTCACCACGTCGTTCGGCTTCATGGATGCGACCGTCAAGGTTGCGCAGAAGTTCCCGAAGGTGAAGTTCGAACACGCAACCGGTTTCAAGACGGCGGCGAATCTGGCGACCTACAACTCCCGTTTCTATGAAGGCCGTTACATTCAGGGCCAGATCGCTGCGAAGATGTCGCAGAAGGGCGTCGCCGGTTACATCGCGTCCTTCCCGATCCCGGAAGTTGTGATGGGCATCGATTCCTTCCTGCTTGGCGCGCGCTCCGTCAACCCTGACTTCAAGGTCAAGGTCGTTTGGGCGAACACCTGGTTCGACCCCGGCAAGGAAGCCGATGCGGCCAAGGCTCTGATCGACCAGGGCGTCGATATCCTGACGCAGCACACTGACACCACAGCGCCGATGCAGGTTGCTGCAGAACGCGGCATCAAGGCCTTCGGCCAGGCCTCCGACATGATCAAGGCGGGACCCAACACGCAGCTGACGGCGATCGTCGACACCTGGGGTGCCTATTACATCAAGCGCACACAGGCGCTTCTTGATGGCACATGGAAATCCGAGTCGGTTTGGGACGGTCTGAAAGACGGCATCCTGACGATGGCGCCTTACACAAACATGCCTGACGACGTGAAGAAGATGGCTGAGGATACCGAAGCCAAGATCAAGTCCGGCGAGCTTCACCCCTTTACAGGTCCTGTGAAAAAGCAGGATGGCACCGAGTGGCTGAAGGCTGGCGAAAAGGCTGAAGACGGCGTTCTGCTCGGTTTGAACTTCTATGTCGAAGGCGTCGACGACAAGCTGCCGCAATAAGTCTGAGATCTTAAATTCGGAAGGGCGTGCAATTCGTTGCGCGCCCTTTTTTGCTGAAGTTCGTTCAGCCTCGAAGCAAATGCTGGAAAAGCAAAAGCCCGTCGATGGAGCGACGGGCTTTTCCATGCCTTTACCGCGCATGTTGTTGCTGCGGGTCGGACAGGATCGTTATCAGAAGACTGCGAGATACTTCAGCAGCGAGATAATACCGATGATGATCACGATGACCTGAGCGATCTGCTTTGCGCCGCCGCCCACTGGCAGACGAGCGATGAGCCACAGCACGAGTACGATGACCAGAAAGGTGATCAGAATGCTGACTAGCGTCGAGGTAACCATATGTCCCAGCTCCTATTTCCGTTTCATTGAACGGTCCGATCACCGTTGCGTGAGTAAAAGCCGCAATTTATAATTTGGTTCCATTGTGCAAAATGAATTTGCGGGAAATGGAGATTGGGAGCAGGCGTGAGCGAGCTACGGGTGAAGAAGCGGTACGTGGGCGCGACAGCCCTTTTGGGACGCAACGGCCATCCGCAGATTGAGACACCGACAGGCGGACATATGTCTGTGGTGACAGCGGCGTCCGATCCAGGCTTCAATCCGCTCGACCTCCTATATTCCTCGCTTGCCGCCTGCCTGGTCTTGAGCGCGCGTATCGCCGCAAGCCGCATGGGGGTGCTCGACAGGTTCGAGGCTGTTGAGGCGACGGTGACAGGCGAGAAATCCGATGGGGAACCCGCCCGCATTCTCCGTTTCGACATGGGGCTGACGATCACCGGTGATTTCGATGAGGCGACGAAGCACGCAATCGCTCATGAGGCGGAAAGAATCTGCACCGTCAGCAACACCTTGCGCGGTGAGGCGGAATTTCATCTGGATATTATTTGATCTTTGATGATGGCGCAGGACATCACTCAGCGCTGGGACTTTTCCCACTTGCGGATGAGCCGGTCGCGCTTGAGTTTTGATAGCCGTTTGATCCAGAAGACACCATCGAGCTGATCGATCTCATGCTGGATGCAGATCGCATGGAAATCATCCGCTGTCTCTTCTTGTTCACCACCTGCCAAATTGCGAAACCGCACCGTCACCTGGCGGGGACGTTCCACTTCTTCTGTCAAACCCGGCATGGAAACGCTGCCTTCGATATGGCGTATTGTCTCGGTGGACGTTCGGACGATCTCAGGGTTGATGTAGGTCAGGATCTTGCCGGGTTGCAGTTCCAGT is a genomic window containing:
- a CDS encoding ABC transporter permease — protein: MRIELEKRAGVSKLFAILSPLLALALTLIVGAIIFAALGKEPIGALYSFFIEPLLEVWSLHELAVKAAPLILIAVGLAICYRSNNWNIGAEGQFTIGAITGSILPVLNPDWQSPMILPLMLIMGAAGGALYAGIPALLKTRFNTNEILTSLMLVYVAQLFLDWLVRGIWRDPQGYNFPQTKPFNESAVLPELLESGRAHWGVVFALVAAIALWFMMRYMLKGFEVTVLGQSERAGRFAGFSSRGMVWFSLLLSGALAGLAGISEVSGSIGHLQPSISPGYGFTAIIVAFLGRLNPLGIIASGLVLSLTYLGGEAVQMSLQISDKVVRVFQGLLLFFVLSCDTLILYKIRIRWSRSANREGAA
- a CDS encoding ABC transporter permease, which gives rise to MDMFQAILLTVITAATPLVIAALGELVTERAGVLNLGVEGMIVIGAVCAFAAAHMSGSPYIGILAGIAAGAVFSLLFGFLTLTLVTNQVATGLALTILGLGVSGMLGESFVGVPGVKLPNIVFPVLSDIPFIGPILFRQDLIFYISIALVFGISWFLFKSRTGLKIRAIGDSHSSAHALGINVIRTRYLAVMFGGACAGLAGAQLSLVYTPQWVENMSAGRGWIALALVVFASWRPWRVLAGGYLFGAVTIGQLHAQAFGIGVPSQLLSALPYVATIVVLIIISHNRRTTLINTPASLGKPFVPDR
- a CDS encoding BMP family ABC transporter substrate-binding protein, which produces MKRLIIALAASAAAIIGVVPAAQAADAKKVCFVYVGTRTDGGWTQAHDIGRQELQKHFGDKIETPFLESVPEGPDAERAIERMARSGCDLIFTTSFGFMDATVKVAQKFPKVKFEHATGFKTAANLATYNSRFYEGRYIQGQIAAKMSQKGVAGYIASFPIPEVVMGIDSFLLGARSVNPDFKVKVVWANTWFDPGKEADAAKALIDQGVDILTQHTDTTAPMQVAAERGIKAFGQASDMIKAGPNTQLTAIVDTWGAYYIKRTQALLDGTWKSESVWDGLKDGILTMAPYTNMPDDVKKMAEDTEAKIKSGELHPFTGPVKKQDGTEWLKAGEKAEDGVLLGLNFYVEGVDDKLPQ
- a CDS encoding Thivi_2564 family membrane protein; translated protein: MVTSTLVSILITFLVIVLVLWLIARLPVGGGAKQIAQVIVIIIGIISLLKYLAVF
- a CDS encoding OsmC family protein, translated to MSELRVKKRYVGATALLGRNGHPQIETPTGGHMSVVTAASDPGFNPLDLLYSSLAACLVLSARIAASRMGVLDRFEAVEATVTGEKSDGEPARILRFDMGLTITGDFDEATKHAIAHEAERICTVSNTLRGEAEFHLDII
- a CDS encoding peptide deformylase, translating into MTVRTLIRYPSSALATLCEPVTTFGPDLAALQQDLVDTMRAAPGVGITAAHIGVLQRIFVLELQPGKILTYINPEIVRTSTETIRHIEGSVSMPGLTEEVERPRQVTVRFRNLAGGEQEETADDFHAICIQHEIDQLDGVFWIKRLSKLKRDRLIRKWEKSQR